The following proteins come from a genomic window of Ornithinimicrobium cryptoxanthini:
- a CDS encoding aspartate-semialdehyde dehydrogenase → MSEAQSGVHLALVGATGQVGAVLRRLFAERDFPVASIRYLASARSAGSELSWEGRWDGVTAQPRQITVEDVATADLSGIDIAMFSAGGAASREHAARFAEAGAIVIDNSSAWRMDDAVPLVVSEVNPEALDSAVAQGGRRIVANPNCTTMAAMPVLKALHDVARLERLVATTYQAVSGSGVAGVAELAGQVRAGAEQQLEDLAHDGTAVELPAPATYVAPIAFNVVPLAGDLVDDGSGETNEEQKLRDESRKILGLPELRVAGTCVRVPVFTGHSLSLHAEFAEPLSPEQARKALEGAPGVALADVPTPLAAAGQDPSFVGRIRADQSAPEGHGLVLFVSNDNLRKGAALNAVQLAEAVVARGLVGR, encoded by the coding sequence ATGTCGGAAGCCCAGTCCGGAGTGCACCTGGCACTGGTCGGTGCGACGGGTCAGGTCGGGGCGGTGCTGCGGCGACTGTTCGCCGAGCGCGACTTCCCCGTGGCCTCGATCCGCTATCTGGCCTCGGCCCGGTCCGCCGGCTCCGAGCTGTCCTGGGAGGGCCGCTGGGACGGCGTGACTGCGCAGCCACGCCAGATCACCGTCGAGGACGTGGCCACCGCTGACCTGTCTGGGATCGACATCGCCATGTTCTCTGCCGGCGGGGCGGCCTCCCGGGAGCACGCCGCCCGGTTCGCCGAGGCCGGCGCCATCGTGATCGACAACTCCTCTGCCTGGCGCATGGACGACGCTGTGCCGCTCGTGGTCAGCGAGGTCAACCCCGAGGCGCTGGACTCCGCAGTGGCACAGGGTGGCCGGCGGATCGTGGCCAACCCCAACTGCACGACGATGGCCGCCATGCCGGTCCTGAAGGCGCTGCACGACGTGGCACGGCTGGAGCGCCTGGTGGCCACGACCTATCAGGCCGTGTCCGGCAGTGGTGTGGCCGGCGTGGCCGAGCTCGCCGGTCAGGTGCGCGCGGGCGCCGAGCAGCAGCTGGAGGACCTGGCCCATGACGGCACCGCCGTCGAGCTGCCCGCCCCGGCCACGTATGTCGCGCCCATCGCGTTCAACGTGGTGCCGCTCGCGGGTGACCTGGTGGACGACGGCTCGGGTGAGACCAACGAGGAGCAGAAGCTGCGTGACGAGTCGCGCAAGATCCTCGGCCTGCCCGAGCTGCGCGTGGCCGGGACCTGCGTGCGGGTGCCGGTCTTTACGGGTCACTCCCTGTCGTTGCACGCCGAGTTCGCCGAGCCGCTCAGCCCCGAGCAGGCTCGCAAGGCACTTGAGGGCGCCCCGGGTGTCGCGCTGGCCGACGTCCCGACCCCGCTAGCAGCGGCTGGCCAGGACCCGTCCTTCGTCGGACGGATCCGTGCCGACCAGTCGGCACCGGAGGGTCACGGCCTCGTGCTGTTCGTGAGCAACGACAACCTGCGCAAGGGCGCGGCGCTCAACGCCGTGCAGCTCGCGGAGGCCGTCGTCGCCCGCGGACTCGTGGGTCGCTGA
- a CDS encoding DUF3046 domain-containing protein — translation MRVSEFWRAVDDEFGGAYGRHLAQSQVLSSLGERTPAEAIEAGLAIKFVWVEFCRQMDVPPERWLPREVEPRGRN, via the coding sequence ATGCGGGTGAGTGAGTTCTGGCGTGCGGTGGACGACGAGTTCGGCGGTGCCTACGGGCGCCACCTGGCACAGAGCCAAGTGCTCAGCTCGCTGGGTGAGCGCACCCCGGCCGAGGCGATCGAGGCCGGGCTGGCGATCAAGTTTGTGTGGGTCGAGTTCTGCCGGCAGATGGACGTGCCGCCGGAGCGTTGGCTGCCGCGGGAGGTCGAACCCCGAGGCAGGAACTGA
- a CDS encoding Lhr family ATP-dependent helicase, translating into MSKSRPAGDVLDQFSPATRAWFQSSFAAPTEAQRGAWGAISQGQHTLVVAPTGSGKTLSAFLWALDRIAAHPRPGDVPRCRVLYVSPLKALAVDVERNLQSPLVGIGHAATRLGLSTPQVSVAVRSGDTPAAERRRFARSGADVLITTPESLFLLLTSAAREALAGVETVIIDEIHAVFGTKRGAHLAVSLDRLDAILPEPAQRIGLSATVRPVEEVARFLAGGRPVTTVQPPSTKQWDLQVVVPVPDMTDPAAGEATTTPPPLEETEQLRVDEAPPDEELPDDGPGADEPIGDDLPDLEDLDWDLPSTDPTERASVWPHIERRIAELVAAQTSTLVFANSRRLAERLTSRLNEIWDETRPQHAIPDGSPSLLGDAEGEDNNATGIPATVGGAPRRPPAQVMAQSGSSSGAPPILARAHHGSVSREQRADIEDSLKTGRLPAVVATSSLELGIDMGAVDLVVQVESPPSVASGLQRVGRAGHQVGAVSHGVLFPKHRGDLLQTTVVVDRMRQGLIEAQKVPANPLDVLAQQVVAMVAMDEWAVSDLFDLVRRSAPFAALPRSLFEATLDMLAGRYPSEDFADLRPRVVWDRIQDRLTPRRGAQHLAVMSGGTIPDRGLYAVMLATGDGPGRRVGELDEEMVYESRVGDVFTLGTTSWRIEDITHDRVLVTPAPGQLGRLPFWKGDSLGRPAELGAAVGSFLREVAASPDASRERLRGLGLDAYAATNLIDYVTGQVEATGQVPDDRTIVVERFRDEIGDWRVVIHSPYGTPLHAPWALCIGARMRERYGADVQAMAADDGIVLRLPELADVEQLDRDLAELLVLDPDEVHDLVTTEIGGSALFAARFRECAARALLLPRRRPDRRQPLWQQRQRSAQLLEVAAQFPSFPIVLEAVRECVQDVYDVQALVRLMRDVAARRVRLVTVETATASPFARSLLMGYLAQFLYEGDSPLAERRAAALALDPTLLSELLGRGEGAALRDLLDPAVVARTEAELQRLVPERAARDGDDVLDLLRTLGPQSLEEIQERTSEEAREDVATWLAALAAQRQVIEVRIAGQSRWADAQDAARLRDALGVAVPPGLPATFLEPVADPLADLVVRWSRTHTPYRAEELAQRLGVGRAVLGDVVRRLVAGGRLVQGALRPLTTGSDAQDGEQDLCDADVLRMLRRRSLAALRQEVEPVTQQAYARFLPTWQSVGQLRGVDGVHRVAEQLAGARLPASALESLVLPARVRDYVPAMLDELMTAGEVLWQGHGPLPGDDGWVSLHLADTAHLTMAPAEEASVEDGSGTAPVRELLERGGAFFFRALADSLGRTDDAVLLDELWSLVWSGHVTGDTLAPVRALLSGGRGAHRSRPSGARSTRWSRGTSLTSRPARPSLPTRAGPTTAVGRWSALPPVEADPTARAVATVEQLMDRYGVLTRGSVVAEQVPGGFAGVYRVLSTAEEAGRVRRGYFVEHLGASQFGSTGAVDRLRALGADDSVLVLAATDPASPFGASVPWPDRPGRDQSGRGDYRSEQTGPEATGPEATGHGAAGHGAAGKTPGTTTTGSAHRPGRKAGSIVITVSGELVLYLERGGRTALTYTDDEDAAAAAAGALAGQVRAGRLASLTVARINGGPALGSTHPLARALEEAGFHTAPQGLRLRR; encoded by the coding sequence ATGAGCAAGTCGCGGCCCGCCGGTGACGTGCTGGACCAGTTCTCACCCGCGACGCGGGCCTGGTTCCAGTCGTCCTTCGCCGCGCCCACCGAGGCGCAACGCGGCGCGTGGGGCGCAATCAGTCAGGGCCAGCACACCCTAGTCGTGGCTCCGACCGGGTCGGGCAAGACCCTTTCGGCGTTCCTGTGGGCCCTGGACCGCATCGCAGCCCACCCGCGACCCGGCGACGTCCCACGCTGTCGCGTCCTCTATGTCTCGCCGCTCAAGGCACTTGCCGTCGATGTCGAGCGCAACCTCCAGTCACCGCTGGTCGGCATCGGCCACGCCGCCACCCGCCTGGGTTTGAGCACGCCGCAGGTCAGCGTCGCGGTGCGCTCCGGGGACACCCCGGCGGCGGAGCGACGCAGGTTTGCCCGCTCAGGCGCGGACGTGCTGATCACGACGCCGGAGTCGCTCTTCCTGCTGCTCACCTCCGCTGCCCGCGAGGCCCTTGCCGGTGTCGAGACCGTGATCATCGACGAGATCCACGCGGTGTTCGGCACCAAGCGCGGGGCGCACCTGGCCGTCAGCCTGGACCGCCTCGACGCCATCCTCCCCGAACCGGCACAGCGGATCGGACTGTCTGCCACCGTGCGACCCGTCGAGGAGGTCGCCCGGTTCCTGGCCGGCGGGCGTCCGGTGACCACCGTGCAGCCCCCGTCGACCAAGCAGTGGGATTTGCAGGTCGTGGTGCCCGTGCCGGACATGACGGACCCTGCGGCGGGCGAGGCGACCACGACGCCGCCACCTCTCGAGGAGACAGAACAACTCCGGGTCGACGAGGCTCCCCCTGATGAGGAGCTCCCGGACGATGGTCCTGGTGCAGACGAACCCATCGGCGACGACCTGCCTGACCTTGAGGATCTTGACTGGGACCTGCCCTCGACGGATCCGACCGAGCGAGCCTCGGTCTGGCCACACATCGAGCGGCGCATCGCCGAGCTCGTGGCGGCCCAGACGTCCACCCTGGTCTTCGCCAACTCCCGCCGTCTGGCCGAGCGACTGACCAGCCGACTCAACGAGATCTGGGACGAGACCCGACCACAGCACGCCATCCCGGACGGATCTCCGAGCCTCCTCGGTGACGCGGAAGGTGAGGACAACAACGCGACTGGCATACCCGCCACGGTCGGCGGCGCTCCCCGGCGTCCGCCGGCCCAGGTGATGGCCCAGTCCGGCAGCTCCTCCGGGGCCCCGCCGATCCTCGCCCGCGCGCACCACGGCTCGGTCAGCCGCGAGCAGCGGGCCGACATCGAGGACTCCCTCAAGACCGGACGGCTGCCGGCGGTCGTGGCCACCAGCTCGCTAGAACTCGGCATCGACATGGGAGCGGTCGACCTGGTCGTTCAGGTCGAGTCCCCACCGAGCGTGGCCAGCGGTCTGCAGCGGGTCGGGCGGGCCGGCCACCAGGTCGGGGCGGTCTCGCACGGCGTCCTGTTCCCCAAGCACCGCGGGGACCTCCTGCAGACCACGGTGGTCGTCGACCGGATGCGGCAGGGACTGATCGAGGCCCAGAAGGTCCCCGCCAACCCCCTTGACGTGCTCGCCCAGCAGGTCGTGGCCATGGTCGCAATGGACGAGTGGGCCGTGAGCGACCTGTTCGACCTGGTCCGGCGCAGCGCCCCGTTCGCGGCCCTTCCCCGCAGCCTGTTCGAGGCGACGTTGGACATGCTGGCCGGCCGCTATCCCAGCGAGGACTTCGCGGACCTGCGCCCCCGCGTCGTGTGGGACCGGATCCAGGACCGGCTCACCCCGCGTCGGGGCGCCCAGCACCTGGCGGTGATGAGTGGCGGCACGATCCCCGACCGCGGGCTGTATGCCGTGATGCTCGCCACCGGCGACGGTCCGGGTCGCCGGGTGGGCGAGCTGGATGAGGAGATGGTCTATGAGTCGCGGGTCGGCGACGTCTTCACCCTGGGCACCACCTCGTGGCGCATCGAGGACATCACCCACGACCGCGTCCTGGTCACCCCGGCGCCGGGCCAGCTCGGTCGCCTGCCCTTCTGGAAGGGCGACTCGCTCGGGCGGCCGGCCGAGCTCGGTGCCGCTGTCGGCTCGTTCCTGCGTGAGGTGGCCGCCTCGCCCGACGCGTCCCGCGAGCGGCTGCGTGGGCTGGGCCTGGATGCGTATGCCGCCACGAACCTCATCGACTATGTCACCGGACAGGTCGAGGCCACCGGGCAGGTGCCCGACGACCGCACCATCGTCGTGGAGCGCTTCCGTGACGAGATCGGTGACTGGCGGGTGGTCATCCACAGCCCCTACGGCACCCCGCTGCACGCTCCGTGGGCGCTGTGCATCGGGGCACGGATGCGCGAGCGCTATGGCGCGGACGTGCAGGCGATGGCAGCCGACGACGGGATCGTGCTGCGTCTGCCGGAGCTGGCCGACGTCGAGCAGCTCGACCGCGACCTGGCCGAGCTGCTGGTCCTGGACCCCGACGAGGTGCACGACCTGGTCACCACAGAGATCGGTGGCTCAGCGCTGTTCGCGGCCCGGTTCCGCGAGTGCGCCGCCCGGGCCCTGCTGCTGCCCCGCCGCCGCCCGGACCGTCGCCAGCCGTTGTGGCAGCAGCGTCAGCGCTCGGCCCAGCTGCTCGAGGTAGCGGCACAGTTCCCGTCCTTCCCGATCGTGCTCGAGGCTGTGCGTGAGTGTGTCCAGGACGTCTATGACGTGCAGGCCCTCGTCCGGCTGATGCGGGACGTGGCCGCACGCCGGGTCCGGCTCGTCACCGTGGAGACGGCCACCGCCTCGCCGTTCGCCCGGTCTCTGCTGATGGGCTACCTCGCGCAGTTCCTCTATGAGGGCGACTCTCCCCTGGCCGAGCGACGGGCCGCTGCCCTGGCGCTGGACCCGACGCTGCTCTCCGAGCTGCTCGGGCGGGGAGAGGGCGCCGCCCTGCGGGACCTGCTCGACCCCGCCGTAGTCGCCCGCACCGAGGCGGAGCTGCAGCGGCTGGTCCCGGAGCGTGCTGCGCGCGACGGGGATGACGTGCTGGACCTGTTGCGCACCCTGGGCCCGCAGTCCCTCGAGGAGATCCAGGAGCGCACGAGCGAGGAGGCCCGCGAGGACGTGGCCACCTGGCTGGCGGCCCTGGCCGCTCAGCGACAGGTGATCGAGGTCCGCATCGCCGGGCAGAGCAGATGGGCCGATGCCCAGGACGCGGCACGGTTGCGTGACGCCCTCGGGGTGGCCGTGCCCCCCGGCCTGCCGGCCACCTTCCTGGAACCAGTCGCGGACCCCCTCGCCGACCTGGTGGTGCGCTGGTCACGCACGCACACGCCATACCGCGCGGAAGAGCTCGCCCAACGGCTCGGGGTCGGGCGTGCCGTGCTGGGTGACGTCGTGCGCCGACTGGTGGCCGGTGGCCGGCTGGTCCAGGGGGCCCTGCGCCCCCTGACGACCGGCTCCGACGCCCAGGACGGCGAGCAGGACCTGTGCGACGCGGACGTGCTGCGGATGCTGCGTCGGCGGTCGCTGGCCGCCCTGCGGCAGGAGGTCGAGCCGGTCACCCAGCAGGCCTATGCCCGCTTCCTGCCCACCTGGCAGTCGGTGGGTCAGCTGCGTGGCGTGGACGGGGTGCACCGCGTCGCAGAACAGCTCGCCGGAGCCCGCCTGCCCGCGAGTGCCCTCGAGTCGCTGGTCCTGCCCGCGCGGGTGCGCGACTACGTCCCGGCGATGCTCGACGAGCTGATGACGGCCGGTGAGGTGCTGTGGCAGGGGCACGGCCCGCTGCCCGGTGACGACGGGTGGGTCTCGCTGCACCTGGCGGACACGGCGCACCTGACGATGGCACCCGCGGAGGAGGCGTCCGTCGAGGACGGGTCTGGAACCGCCCCCGTCCGCGAGCTGCTGGAGCGCGGGGGTGCCTTCTTCTTCCGCGCCCTTGCCGACAGTCTGGGCCGCACTGACGATGCGGTGCTGCTCGATGAGCTGTGGTCCCTCGTCTGGTCCGGCCACGTCACTGGCGACACCCTGGCCCCGGTGCGCGCCCTGCTGTCAGGAGGTCGCGGAGCCCACCGCAGCCGCCCGTCCGGCGCGCGGTCCACGCGGTGGTCGCGCGGCACCTCGCTGACGTCGCGGCCGGCCCGCCCTTCGCTGCCCACCCGCGCCGGACCGACGACCGCAGTCGGGCGCTGGTCGGCACTGCCCCCGGTCGAGGCCGACCCCACGGCTCGGGCAGTCGCCACCGTCGAGCAGCTCATGGACCGTTATGGCGTGCTCACCCGCGGCAGCGTCGTCGCCGAACAGGTCCCGGGAGGCTTCGCCGGGGTCTACCGCGTCCTGTCCACGGCGGAGGAGGCTGGCCGGGTGCGCCGGGGCTACTTCGTCGAGCACCTCGGGGCCTCCCAGTTCGGCTCCACGGGGGCGGTTGACCGCCTGCGGGCCCTCGGGGCCGACGACTCTGTGCTGGTCCTGGCAGCGACCGACCCCGCCAGTCCGTTCGGTGCGTCCGTGCCCTGGCCGGATCGGCCCGGACGGGATCAGTCGGGACGTGGCGACTACCGATCGGAGCAGACCGGACCTGAAGCGACCGGACCTGAAGCGACCGGGCACGGAGCGGCCGGGCACGGAGCGGCCGGGAAGACTCCTGGCACCACGACCACGGGGTCTGCGCACCGCCCGGGGCGCAAAGCGGGGTCGATCGTGATCACCGTCAGCGGTGAGCTAGTGCTCTACCTCGAGCGCGGAGGACGCACCGCTTTGACCTACACCGACGACGAAGATGCTGCTGCCGCGGCGGCCGGCGCACTCGCGGGACAGGTGCGCGCAGGGCGCCTGGCCTCGCTGACGGTCGCCAGGATCAACGGAGGTCCTGCCCTCGGCTCGACCCATCCCCTCGCCAGAGCCCTTGAGGAGGCCGGCTTCCACACCGCGCCCCAGGGCCTGCGACTGAGGCGTTAG
- a CDS encoding Fpg/Nei family DNA glycosylase, which produces MPEGDAVWRTARRLHRALAGEVLLGSDLRVPALALTDLAGRTTLEVVPRGKHLLHRLEGGLTLHSHLRMDGSWRVLRAEGSPPRGPGTRRHTVRALLWTGGQLAVGDQLGMLDLVETVHEDRLVGHLGPDLLDRAFNRELALANLVRDPHIPIAEALLDQRNLAGIGTIYASEPLFEHGVDPWTPVGQLDHDVLGAVVDTARLWMVRSCRVGLTAGRASGTPMPADGWLPRRYRVFGRDGRPCRRCGTPIQQGTVGAAPRARELRYCPVCQKS; this is translated from the coding sequence GTGCCTGAGGGAGATGCCGTCTGGCGGACCGCTCGCCGGTTGCATCGTGCCCTGGCGGGCGAGGTGCTGCTCGGCTCGGACCTGCGAGTGCCCGCACTGGCCCTGACGGACCTCGCGGGGCGCACCACGCTGGAGGTGGTGCCGCGAGGCAAGCACCTGCTGCACCGGTTGGAGGGCGGGTTGACCCTGCACAGCCACCTGCGCATGGACGGGAGCTGGCGAGTGCTCCGGGCCGAGGGGTCGCCACCACGTGGGCCGGGGACCCGACGTCATACGGTGCGCGCGTTGCTCTGGACGGGCGGTCAGCTCGCCGTCGGCGACCAGCTCGGCATGCTCGATCTCGTCGAGACCGTCCACGAGGACCGTCTCGTCGGACACCTCGGACCGGACCTGCTGGACCGGGCGTTCAACCGGGAGCTCGCCCTGGCCAACCTGGTCCGCGACCCACACATCCCGATTGCTGAGGCCCTGCTCGACCAGAGGAACCTGGCCGGCATCGGCACCATCTATGCCAGCGAGCCGCTCTTTGAGCACGGCGTCGATCCGTGGACGCCGGTCGGGCAACTCGACCACGACGTGCTAGGCGCCGTCGTCGACACAGCCCGGCTGTGGATGGTGCGATCGTGCAGGGTCGGCCTGACCGCGGGCCGAGCCAGCGGCACGCCCATGCCTGCTGACGGCTGGTTGCCGCGGCGCTACCGGGTCTTCGGGCGCGATGGCCGTCCCTGCCGGCGCTGCGGGACCCCCATCCAGCAGGGCACGGTTGGCGCCGCGCCACGCGCCCGCGAGCTGCGCTACTGCCCTGTCTGCCAGAAGTCCTGA
- a CDS encoding VOC family protein: MQLHHVQVSMPRDQEESARAFYGAALGLTEVLKPAALAGRGGAWFRAVSGGTALAEIHLGVEEPFVPASKAHPALLLEDVDALETLAERIEGAGFEVSWAERDTFSGFVRFHSRDGFGNRVELLAPVPTQSATEQSGEE; the protein is encoded by the coding sequence ATGCAACTGCATCACGTCCAGGTGTCCATGCCGCGGGACCAGGAAGAGAGTGCGCGAGCGTTCTACGGTGCAGCTCTGGGCCTGACCGAGGTCCTCAAGCCAGCTGCGCTGGCAGGTCGCGGAGGTGCCTGGTTCCGGGCCGTCTCGGGCGGGACCGCCCTCGCAGAGATCCACCTCGGCGTCGAGGAGCCGTTCGTGCCGGCAAGCAAGGCCCACCCGGCCCTCCTGCTCGAGGATGTCGACGCGCTCGAGACACTTGCTGAGCGCATCGAGGGCGCCGGGTTCGAGGTGTCCTGGGCAGAGCGAGACACCTTCTCCGGCTTCGTCCGGTTCCACTCTCGGGACGGTTTCGGCAACCGCGTCGAGCTGCTCGCGCCCGTCCCGACGCAGTCAGCGACCGAACAGTCGGGAGAAGAATGA
- a CDS encoding MBL fold metallo-hydrolase codes for MGTDTSQDQSESGPAILTIETPSLGDRSYLVHNGQTAAVIDPQRDIDRVLAVAVQAGVQITHVFETHIHNDYVTGGVALAEATGATYHVNGADEVSFARAAISDDDVVEISPTVRIRAIATPGHTYTHLSYALESAPAPDGEFESVAVFTGGSLLFGATGRPDLLGEDHTHDLVHHQFASAQRLAQELPDHTHVMPTHGFGSFCSAGSTGGTTASTIGQEKRHNPALTEEEERWVAETLAGLDVYPAYYAHMNAANTQGRGAPDLTTPEVADKATVAARIDAGDWVVDLRTRTAFAAGHVTGTLNFGLDGQFATYLGWLIPWGTPLTLLGDSAEQVADAQRELVRIGIDDLEGAAAGTPNEWTDKPLGSFERAVFADLAQVLHHRPVTVLDVRRRQEYAESHVEGAVNIPLHEILDRLDDLPAGEVWVHCAAGYRASIAASVMAARGVPVVAIDDSFDESAAAAGLPIVKAA; via the coding sequence ATGGGCACCGACACGTCGCAGGACCAGTCCGAGTCCGGGCCTGCCATTCTCACCATCGAGACCCCCTCGCTGGGTGATCGCTCCTACCTGGTCCATAACGGCCAGACAGCTGCGGTCATCGACCCGCAGCGTGACATCGATCGGGTGCTGGCCGTCGCGGTCCAGGCCGGTGTGCAGATCACCCATGTCTTCGAGACCCACATCCACAACGACTACGTGACCGGTGGCGTCGCCCTGGCGGAGGCGACCGGGGCGACATATCACGTGAACGGCGCCGACGAAGTGTCCTTCGCGCGTGCTGCGATCAGCGACGACGACGTCGTCGAGATCTCGCCGACGGTCCGGATCAGGGCCATCGCCACCCCTGGACACACCTACACCCACCTCTCCTATGCGCTGGAGTCTGCACCCGCGCCCGACGGTGAGTTCGAGTCCGTCGCGGTCTTCACCGGTGGCTCGCTGCTTTTCGGCGCCACCGGACGACCCGACCTGCTCGGGGAGGATCACACGCATGACCTGGTCCACCACCAGTTCGCCTCGGCCCAGCGGCTGGCGCAGGAGCTGCCCGACCACACCCACGTCATGCCCACCCACGGATTCGGTTCCTTCTGCTCCGCTGGTTCGACCGGGGGGACCACGGCCTCGACGATCGGCCAGGAGAAGCGACACAACCCCGCGCTCACCGAGGAGGAAGAACGCTGGGTGGCTGAGACCCTGGCCGGGCTCGACGTCTATCCCGCCTACTACGCGCACATGAATGCCGCCAACACGCAGGGCCGCGGAGCGCCGGACCTGACCACTCCCGAGGTCGCGGACAAAGCCACGGTGGCCGCACGCATCGACGCCGGAGACTGGGTTGTGGACCTGCGGACCCGCACGGCCTTTGCCGCTGGGCACGTGACCGGCACCCTGAACTTTGGGCTCGACGGCCAGTTCGCCACCTATCTCGGGTGGCTCATCCCCTGGGGCACCCCGTTGACCCTGCTCGGGGACTCTGCTGAGCAGGTGGCCGACGCGCAGCGAGAACTGGTCCGCATCGGCATCGACGATCTCGAGGGTGCTGCCGCCGGCACGCCGAACGAGTGGACCGACAAGCCCCTGGGCTCCTTCGAGCGCGCGGTCTTCGCGGACCTCGCGCAGGTCCTGCACCACCGTCCGGTCACCGTGCTCGACGTGCGACGGCGGCAGGAGTATGCCGAGTCGCACGTCGAGGGCGCCGTCAACATCCCGCTGCACGAGATCCTCGACCGCCTCGACGACCTTCCAGCGGGCGAGGTGTGGGTGCACTGCGCCGCTGGCTATCGAGCCTCGATCGCAGCCTCGGTCATGGCCGCACGCGGAGTCCCGGTCGTCGCGATCGATGACAGCTTCGACGAGAGTGCCGCGGCAGCCGGTCTCCCGATCGTCAAGGCCGCCTGA
- a CDS encoding metal-sensitive transcriptional regulator — protein sequence MVMLNDDDMRPVINRLRRAQGQLGGVIRLIEEGRDCKDVVTQLAAVNRALDRAGFAIVSSGMRECLSSPDGGSAEDRATMEKLFLTLA from the coding sequence ATGGTCATGCTCAACGATGACGACATGCGGCCGGTGATCAACCGGCTGCGCCGGGCTCAGGGCCAACTGGGCGGGGTGATCCGCCTGATCGAGGAGGGCCGCGACTGCAAGGACGTGGTCACCCAGCTCGCGGCGGTCAACCGGGCCCTGGACCGGGCCGGCTTTGCCATCGTCTCGTCCGGGATGCGCGAGTGCCTCAGCAGCCCCGACGGGGGCAGCGCGGAGGACCGAGCCACGATGGAGAAGTTGTTCCTCACGCTCGCGTAG
- a CDS encoding helix-turn-helix domain-containing protein, translating into MVLLRRELGDVLREERQHQGRTLREVSAEAACSLGYLSEVERGEKEASSELLSSICRALDIPMSRMLTDVAGRVSLAEAAEQQLTSVLADGLAKPIRHDAVVSAKRRLISSAA; encoded by the coding sequence ATGGTTCTTCTCAGGCGTGAGTTGGGCGACGTGCTCCGGGAGGAGCGACAGCACCAGGGCCGGACTCTTCGTGAGGTGTCGGCTGAGGCCGCGTGTTCTCTGGGCTATCTGAGCGAGGTCGAGCGCGGCGAGAAGGAAGCCTCCAGCGAGCTCCTCTCCTCTATCTGCCGGGCCCTGGACATCCCGATGTCCCGGATGCTGACCGACGTTGCCGGCCGGGTGAGTCTGGCGGAGGCCGCCGAGCAGCAGCTGACTTCGGTGCTGGCCGATGGCCTGGCCAAGCCGATCAGGCACGACGCGGTCGTGTCGGCCAAGCGCCGGCTCATCAGCTCTGCTGCCTGA
- a CDS encoding CinA family protein, whose product MPERSEAEDLADRVVALLREAELTVATAESLTGGLVAAALTSVPGASAVVLGGVVSYALSVKEGLLGVPKELLEEQGAVAADSAAAMADGVRRATGAAVGVATTGVAGPEPSEGKPVGTVFVAVSVALPASGDAGTVASGGRESRERVRALNLRGSRDQIRTRTVENALELVLELVSGTDGVA is encoded by the coding sequence GTGCCGGAGCGCTCGGAGGCCGAGGACCTGGCCGACCGGGTCGTGGCGCTTCTCCGGGAGGCGGAGCTGACTGTCGCGACAGCAGAGTCGCTGACCGGAGGACTGGTTGCTGCAGCGCTGACCTCCGTGCCAGGCGCCAGCGCTGTGGTCCTCGGCGGTGTGGTCTCCTATGCGCTCTCGGTCAAGGAGGGTCTGCTCGGTGTGCCGAAGGAGCTGTTGGAGGAGCAGGGCGCGGTGGCGGCCGACAGCGCCGCGGCGATGGCTGACGGGGTCCGCCGGGCGACCGGTGCCGCTGTGGGCGTGGCGACCACCGGCGTCGCAGGACCGGAGCCGAGCGAGGGCAAACCGGTCGGCACCGTGTTTGTGGCGGTCAGCGTGGCGCTGCCAGCTTCAGGAGACGCCGGCACGGTGGCTTCGGGCGGCCGGGAATCTCGGGAGCGGGTCCGGGCGTTAAACCTGCGTGGCTCTCGTGACCAGATCCGGACCCGGACCGTCGAGAACGCGCTGGAGCTGGTGCTCGAGCTGGTCTCAGGAACAGACGGTGTGGCGTGA
- the pgsA gene encoding CDP-diacylglycerol--glycerol-3-phosphate 3-phosphatidyltransferase yields the protein MSTAPDPATTPSSPRAGSWNLPNALTILRILLVPVFLWLLLTRSGESDPHRWWAAVVFALASLTDWLDGELARRRSLVTNFGKVADPIADKALMGSALIGLSILDVLPWWITVVILVRELGITALRFWVIRRGIIPASKGGKLKTTLQAIGLLLLIPPLTGFLHTAGLWIMYAAVVVTVVTGVDYVLTALRLRQDPAPDRGR from the coding sequence GTGAGCACCGCGCCCGATCCGGCAACGACGCCGTCGAGCCCCCGGGCTGGTTCGTGGAACCTGCCCAACGCGCTGACCATATTGCGGATTCTGCTGGTCCCCGTATTCCTGTGGCTGTTGCTGACCCGGTCCGGTGAGTCGGACCCGCACCGGTGGTGGGCGGCGGTGGTCTTTGCCCTGGCCAGTCTCACCGACTGGCTGGACGGGGAACTCGCTCGCCGGCGTAGCCTGGTGACCAACTTCGGCAAGGTGGCCGATCCGATCGCCGACAAGGCACTGATGGGGTCCGCGCTGATCGGACTGTCGATCCTGGACGTGCTGCCCTGGTGGATCACCGTCGTGATCCTGGTCCGCGAGCTGGGGATCACGGCCCTGCGGTTCTGGGTGATCCGACGCGGCATCATCCCGGCCAGCAAGGGCGGCAAGCTCAAGACGACGCTGCAGGCGATCGGTCTGCTGCTGCTGATCCCTCCGCTGACCGGCTTCCTGCACACCGCTGGACTGTGGATCATGTATGCCGCGGTCGTGGTCACCGTGGTGACCGGTGTTGACTACGTCCTGACGGCGCTGCGCCTGCGGCAGGACCCGGCGCCTGACCGGGGTCGCTGA